Part of the Equus asinus isolate D_3611 breed Donkey chromosome 11, EquAss-T2T_v2, whole genome shotgun sequence genome is shown below.
gggttaatcttcctcagcacacacacacaaaaatctgaaATCAAGACACAGCACAGAAAACAGTGGTGACAATGGCATGCAGCAGAACGAGTTCTCTGAAAAGATTTCTGTTCAGGTCTATAAAGAGCTGGGCAGCCTTATTAAGCATAACCAGACTCTTTAAACTCCTTAATCACTGTCGTAATCACCAGACCTGCTTGGCTGGCGATgctgtttaaaaaattctgttgcCATATTTCAAACACTTTTCTGGAATCTGTTCTTAAAGTTAGCACAAATGAGACTCTTAAAAACAATGCACAGGGGGATGCACAGCCATATGACTTTAATCCATTCTCTCTCATGTCCTCCAGGTGGTGGTGACTCAGGGAAAAAGTATGTCCCTACAGGTCATTCTTTAGGAGGCGAGGTAGGCTGCCATTCCAGTTGACAGCTGCCTCTCCCTGGGTGGTTAATGATCACCGCGCACAAAGGTTGATGAATTCTGCTCATCGTGTTATACATAAACTCTGATGTTTCCCACATTCGGCAGTTCTCTGCAGCCAAAACCCTGTCCCCATGGTGTGGTGAGGGAGCTTGAGAGAAGAGACCATCAAGGTGTACTTTCCATTGTTTGGCAAAGTAAACCATAGCTTGCTCTTTGGAAATGGTGAACAGTGCTTCTATCACATCCAAGGGATATACTTATAAACCTGTATGTGTCTGCTCGGTACAAATGAACTTCTGACACGTGCTCCTGGAAAATGGTGTGCTCTCGTCTTTTCCTGACACTCAGCCAACAGCATGGAGGAATAAATTTGTGTAAGTTAGAGTGAGATTAACAGtcattatttttatctaaaatatttaagGGAGCTGGTAGGAGCTCCttatctttcctctcccctttccaAGGAGGGAAGTTGAAAGGCAGAGACCTGGGTTTCTGCAGGAGGAGCCCCATGTCTGCTGGCCAGAAAGGCTTCTGCTGCACGTAACTTGTGGGGCACTCTGGCAAACATCCCAGATGCTcagacttcatttttttcccctactgtTTTTGAGTTCAGTGCTAACTACTGTTAGCAGACAGAAAGCTCTCTGCAATTCTTTCCTCAGAACTAGCTACAAGAAAACTACCAATTATAGCCAAGAAACAGTCTttcaaatacacatacacattgtAATGTGGGCTGGAAACCAATTGGAAACATTTTGATTTGCCCTTTAAGGCCAGAGGCAGGCACTTAAGGCAAACTCCTAAGATGTTTTGAAGAACAGTTATTCTAAATTTAGCACCCTCACTGCCGGTTGGCATATATGTAATGAAaggtttaaaaggaaagaaattcaaccCACTGTAACAGAAGATAGAGGGGTCGAAAAGGAGGCTACTAATagacaaatactttttaaaaaagatgctgCAGGAATAAAACATAGAGCGGTTATAATCGTTTTACCTGCTTTCATACACACATCTGAGATGCTTAATCGTTATCTGTGAGAGTTTTGAATTGCTGACTAAGCTGTGAACTCCCCAGTAGGAGGAATCTTGTCTTTCACGGCATCATCACCAATGCTTAGCACACCACCTGGCATACATTACGTGTATTGGATAAGAGAACAAAttaattgtatgtgtgtgtgtatgttcacTAGACAGAAGATTTTGGCATGTAGATAAGCATGTGTCAGCTTCGGTGGGCTCCTTGTCAGTGTCCTGGACCAGTCAACTCAAAAGGCCCGACTGAGCACGTGCTGCATTGGCCTCAACGCCGTTCCTTCTAATTCGTAAGTGTTCCCTGCTGACAAGCTACAGAGAGAATCATTTTTGATTTGTTGTTTTATAAGCCGCACTTCAAAATTAGACGCACCTAGTTGAGTTAAACCTTAGGAGGTCCCCGTGAGTGTCGCGAAGCACCAGCGTTCTGACGGCTGGCCTGAGGGGGAGCAGCTCTGCACTTCGCTCTGGTCACACGAGGAGCCAGAAGTTCTGTGGGTTGGACGCTTTCTCTGAGTCAAATGGCACCTCATGAAAAGGATGTAAAagaatccaaactacactaaattatacatataaaacaaagaaatttgcaGTTATGTTTATGGAAACCTCTCACACCTTTCTCTGCATCTTGAGTAAGATGTGGATTACCCAGACGATAAAGAACTAACAGATTGAATACCTTAGATCCTAATGATGGATGTAGCAAGCCCGGAGCTCCTCCTGTagcatcactttttttctttccccactcaATGGTTCCTAGAGCTAGGCATGAATTTCTACCACGTTTTTTGCCTTCCTCTAATGTTGTTTTAATGAAGCCACTGTACAAATTGATACACCTGAAGAAGAATCTTGTTGCGTTTGGCTTAAGAGGAATCTTTGTCACAACTCATGCAGTTGATCTTAAGTAGTTTTCTTTGATGACATTTATCTCCCCTGCTGTTCTCGGACTTTTTAAGATAAAGAGTCACCATGgctttgaaaacaaaacacacacaagaaCTCTAATCTCTTTATTAAGCATGAATGGCACTTAGGAAATAATAGCTCTATTATCAACTAAAGGATGTTTTTTCTATTATACAGTTTTTTGCTACAGAATCAGAAGTATAAATAATAAAGGAGATATAAATAATTAGGATATGTTCCAGATACCAGCTTGAAAAGAATTAAATTCTAAGTAATCGCGAGTCTACCAGGAAGACAGTGAAGTTAGGCTGAGTTAACTGGTGGAAGAACCACCAGCAACACTAGCTATGTTGCCTGACCCGGGGGCcttcatgaaaaatttaaatacaagCTGGGGGCCTGCTCGCAGTGACCTgaaaatggtttttaaataaaggaaaaaggacTACTGAGCAATTATAGATAAAAGGCTGAAAACACAAGAGCACAGCCCCCAGTTTAATCAGTATGTATAAATTGTTAGTTATTGGATCTTTTGAATTTGGTGCTAGGAAGGATGGAGAACAGCAGAACTCTGAGCCCCGGATGTGGGCTCTTGATGGAGGGGCAGTGGGCAGTCAAGCGCAGCCaaaagtggggtggggggttgaCTGTGAACCACTCTAGAGGGCTTCAGAGCTTTGCTTGTGGGATGCCAGGACAAACAGAAGCTCGTGCGGAGATGCTTCTGTATAGCTGAAAATGCTGATGGCTTTGTTTCAATTcctgtaaaaatttaaaagtcacctTCAGCGCATTAGAGTCCCACGCTTTCACTTTACGGGCGACATTGCTGAGACACAGGATGTGAAGGGGTTTGCTGGAAGGCCACGGAGTGAGCAGCAACAGAACTAGAGCTGGAGGCCAGGTCTCACCTTTCATTGCGCTGACACATTTACCCACTACCTATGATTGGCCATAAACTGATTTTATTATTAGGACTATTTTCCTCGTGCTGCGTATTAATATATAGGATTTTCTACAAGTGGGTTGGtcgttttttaaaaactaattaacTTCATATGAAGAATTGTTTTTAAGAGATTTCGTTAGTCTATTTATCACAGTATAAAAATCTTGAGATGAATGTGCCTTCCGCTTTGGGGGGCATACTTTAGTGACTAAAAAAATGACTTGTCTACCTGCTGCACtgttttattacaaataaatatagcATTTTAATACACCCCCCAACTATCGATAAATGCTTCTCTACTTATGAGAATGAGTAGGATGGACAATACTCTTTTTCCATTACGACACTGAAAATTTGCCTTCAAGTACATCTATAGCATAAATATAATAAACAAGCCCAAATCCactggaaacaaaaacaaaagaagcagaACACCGGGCTTAGTGCCCTTTGTCCTACGGTAGCAATTACGGCGGCTCATTTGAGCCACTTGAAGACCTGTTGGCTGCTCAGCCAAAAAGCAGGTAATCATCCttgttttacccacagtagaaaaGTGAGTTTTACTCCCCtggcttttgtttatttatttttctgtcactaATTCTTCTCTGGGTTAGGTCCAGAGACTAACAGCAAGCTGCACAGCAGTACCCCAGCAACTGatactttattgattttttttcctcatttccatTGTGAACTTTTATCACAATGTTCGAATGGGCAACTGTTTTACCAAAAAGGGAATTACCGGTGGTGAGGGCTGTTCTGAAGTCACGTGGGCCAGCGGCGGGCCGGAGAACACTGAGCAAGGCAGCACAGTGATGTTGCAACGGCAGGCTTACCCTTCAGACAGCACCAGGAGCATCTGGTTAAACCACCTCCGTGAGAAGTTTCTGTATCTGAGATTCCTTTTCGCCAGTTGAAGAGTAACAACTGAGCACATTCTACTTCTCTCCTAGTTGAGATTGGTTTACTCTATTTGGAAAATGTGGTTTCAAAAACAAGGTGGAAACTATGACATGGTGTATTTGGTAATTCAAATTGTAATAGAGGCCACCGAGTGAAAGCAGAAAAGGCAATACTTCGTTGCTCTTTTCTTTCAGCCAGATCTTGGCAGGTAAGGCCCAGCATTTGGCTTAGTCACTTGGCTGTAAATTGTGCCCCTAAACTTGGGTGTGCAATGGACGGGCAGTTAGGTGCAGTGGAATAAAATGATGGAGTAAATGCAACTACTATTCTAGCGTCAACTGAAACTGTGCACttctggagaattttttttttgaaggagagCATTGATTTGACAAACATTTCTTTAGTACGAGTGCGCTAGGTGGGTGCCACAGCGATGCCTGCTTCCCAAACCAGCCTTTACAGAGAATCTCCTGGGAAGCTTTTGAGACATAGGTGAATTCTCCCTTTACTGGGGCTGTGATCTCGGGTGAGTCAGTCTGGCCTGAAAAATCTTCTGGCTCCTCACCTcgggggcccttctcatcctccCTGCCTAAAATACTTCACTCCTTAAGGGGAGGATTAACTCGAGATGATGTGGCTAGGATCGGAGCACTATTTTGGTAACTAATAGCTGCTCCTGCTTTGTCTACACCTCTACCCTCAGATCCCGCAGGTGATTATCTCCCCTGAGGGTGGGAAGTCTAAGACCTCAAAGGCCACAAGAGGAAGGGACAACACTCCCACCCTCAAGGCACCCGGGCACCCTCCCCAGGAAGGCCAGCATTGAAACTATGGTTAAATACACCACTGGCTTCTGCTTTGCCTCAGTCTGGTGTCACAAACATGCTTtcatcaatgttaaatttctttcttcttctccttctttttttttttgttgaggaagattgtcgctgagctaacatctgtgccaatcttcctcagctttgtatgtgggatgccaccacagcatggcttgatgagcagtgtgtagctccacacccaggatccgaaactgtgaaccccaggccattgaagctGAGCACACGAgattaaccgctatgccaccaggctggcccctcatcagtgtcaaatttttacaaagaacatttgattttttccttcctcctgggaTTATTCTGTGAAGAAAAGTGAAGCTGTCGATAGCAAACTGAACTGCTTGAATGGAAACCAGATCAACCTGGAATGAAGTGTTGAGAGAAAATgcatttccctccttttcctctcacaGCTCACTTCAGACTGTGATCCAGGTGAAACTAGAGACTCTGTCTGTTCAGGGTGATTAGGATTTTATACAACTTGATGATAAAATGTTATTAGTGAAATGTGCGTTCAATAGTTTTATGGGGAAACCAATGGGCTCGCGGCTCTTTGCAAGGTTAACACTCACATTACGTGCACGTCCTGATTTGAAAAATGGACACGCAAAATGCCCATGGGCAGAAGGCTCCAGATAACTGTAATTatagagaaacagagaaggagaaggcaaattaaaataacaaacagaaaagaaagaaaaatgaaaagaaaaaagaaggaaaggaaaatacttTGAAGGCGCTTTttccataggaaaaaaatattttatttttttaagaacaaattCAGTTTGAAACAGACGTGGAATGTGACTTCACGGAGTTCATTTTCTGGGGGCTAACTGCAATGCGGAACTAAAGCAGATTGAAAACCTATGACAggctattaaaataaaacaaaaaaagaaaaaatatttataactcaAGCATAATACTGTGTTACTTACAAATTGGACAacgaaattttaaataaatattcatggtaCATAATTACGGCACAAATATGCAGCAATTTGGCAACCTTTTAtaccattttttttcctcattacaGTGCAAAGGGGAATGACACTGCCGTTTAACAAGCTGTAGCTAAATACATTGCAAAATTCAGATTTTATACAAAACATCTTGCTTAGACTTTATAAAAAACCAACATTGCTTTATGTACACAATCTGGGTAAGAAAAGccatttctgtcttgttttcatgtgtatttttattaaaaaggtgAATAAGGCTACTGTAACACCCCAAATCCATATACAGTAAAATCTGAACCTATTTACAGCATCTTCACTTAAACATTATGGTGCAAATTCCGAAGTCGGGTGACTAGGGATGATAACACAAGCAAGGCATTTACAGTAACTTTCCAAAGCTGAACCAACTTCAAATAAAGGGACAGTTGGTAGATTGTCATACTCTGCACCAGACACAAAACAGACGCACAGAACACTTGTCAATTTGTTGCAGGTAACTCTTCATCAATTCATCTGATTTTTCACAGTTTAGCATGTAACCAAAACGTAGCCAACCGATGACACACACATTTGATTTCATTAAAATCAGACTATTTCCCATTTTTCCCCTTCTTGCCCCTCTCCCCCATCCTAAAGGTAATTTTTGATGGCTTACAAGAAAATCTTGTACAAATGCACGTAAAGGAGAGGTTGGGGTGATGGAAAGAATTACATATGTACTGTGGCTGGTCACCATGGCAACCGTCCACAGAAAtatgatatagatatatataatatatattgcagatatatattatacatatatgtacacatgtataCCACACACCcactcatacatacacacacgcacttTGGACCAACATCATTTTCAGGTTCAGGAAATAGAGAAGAATAATTTCTGTGACAACTCATTTTTGCAGGTATTCACTGGAGGTTTGAGAACCTTAAAATGCTGTTgctacatttttttctcccaattcAGAAAGCAAAGCGTTACCATAGTAACAGGACTATGTTAAAGATGTCTATTTTGCATAGCACATAAAAAGTAGGTTTCCTGTTTACTCTTTTTGTTTcccaggagggagggggcgggggggggggaggcgggaTGAGGGAGCTACAGCTAAACTTTCAGCTGAAACCCCCTcgatatgacccggtggattctAGCGAACACTTCAGCcataaggcaagggaaaacacaGCACAGAAAATAAATGCCGGAACATCTTGTCATTGTTAAATATATGGTGCAGTCACATAGATTTCCTGGTATTGGGGCTTGCATTTCCTAGTCTACGGTTACATGAGATGCCTTCAGAGGGCTTGGttatttttgtatttgctttcattattgttatttttggagtgatttgtttttcccagaagtagctgtccaattttcctttttttaaagcactgaGCATTGGGACCACTTAATTGCCACAAATGAATTTCACATCTTCTGGTGTGTGTTGTGTgcaatcttaaaatatatattagtaAAAATCTTTCACTTTATATCCCTTGTGTTCTATATACCTATTATAAATACGCcctatcttccttctccccctCGACATCATAATTTATTTCCGTCTTAAGGACTCTAAGAGGTTTGCCATATGTGCTTCACCTTGACCCAGAGCACGCGCGCTGCGGCCTCACTCAGTACCTACCCCGCGGCCTCGCAGCTGGGACAGCACCGCCATAAACCAAAGTGTCGTAAGGCTCAatcagggatgaggggtggggaggggcactgTTGGGGACGGGGGATCTGACCTACCTTTTATATATGAGCATTCTTTAATAACGTCAATGATGATGGAATTACAGCCTGTGTGACCTTTGGCTTTTAAACTTCTAGGTCAGATTTGGCTCTCTGCTATTCTTCTAAATGCTTTCCCTGTGTTTAATAAAAATGTGATAAGTATAGCAGCTGAGTCTGCTTTAAACATCATCCAAAGCAGACCGACTTTCCTACAGCTTCGGAGCTGTACATCTTATTGCCAGTACCACAACAGTCCTGCCCGAATCCATCACCAGCGGCCtactttctcccttccctccaagCCTGCTCCTCTACCAACAATGCCCCTTTGTGCCACCCAGCGAAGAGGGACTATGTGTTTTCCTGCACATTGCTATCTGATAACAGTGAATTCCCTCAAATGCACCCTAATCCACCACGTGTTGTTGGGTCTCCTTCTTGCCTCTTAAAATCCTAGCAAAACCAAAGTGCTGTGCTACCTAATTGGGTTTTCCCCTCCAACTGTGTTTCAGAGGCAGCAGCGTGGAACTACATTTGCAGACAGCCCTTTTCCCCGGCCTACCCCTTCCCACGAATTCCTAGTCTTCCTTGGCTGACAGCCTAGGGTCTGGCTGGAGGGCTCCTTATTAGCAAACACAATTCCTAAAAATGCATTACCCATTCAGCTGGagctgttgttgcaaatggatgGACTAGGAGACTCCAAACATTAATGTCCCATTAGTGACGCAGAACATGGAGCGAGAGGAAATCTCAGTGAAGTAGTGCAGAGCCCTGGATAACAGAGGGAGTGTGTGCAACAGTGAGGACTAGAAGCTAGAGCTCTCTCTTTAAAGCCTCACTCAGCCAGAGGTCTGTGCGACAAGTCCAGGATGTACCTCGGAGGGACACACCCGAGGCAGAAGACGGCATTTCCAGGCGTGGCATCCTGGGTCATCTTCCCAGGATGCTCACAGCTCTCTCTCTCGTCCGCCCACCACTCTGCCTTCCCTTGGCTTCTGTGTAGGCCTGAGTGACTGCAGCCCATGGCTTCGAGGATGAGAGGTGTGAGGCGAGCGCCGCAGTCCGAATGGGCATCTTCTACACAAGTCTTCCAGCTGTCGGTGAGCATCTGTATTCACCATGGCTGAAACGCTACAGACTAGGTAAGCTGTCCAACTCAACAGGGCTCTTCCGAGAAGGAGTGTTCCCCCTCCCCCGCTGTGCTTCAGTCCATTCGAGACACAGGGGTCATCAAACCCTCTGGGCGGCAGCGGGACAGTAAGTTTCCTCCGGGAAAGCGAAGGCACCGCCAAGTCTCAGACCTTGTAGTAAATGTTCGCTGGGCTCTGGGGAGGCATCTCCTGGACTATGTACACCGGGTGCCCATAATCCCCACTGACCTTCTCGTAGTGGGGGCAGAAAACACTGTCCGCAGTCCTCAGTGGGATGATAATGTCACTGGGCTCCGAGCCGTTGTTGTTGCCACTGCGCTTGGGCGTGGCCAACGTGCTGAGCGACAGTGTGGCCGTGTGCTGCGGTGAGTGCTTCCTGTGTCTTCTCCGGTACTTCAGCAGGAGGACCACAAgcgtgatgatgatgacgatgaagATGATGCATCCTGAAGCAATCCCTGCGAATAAGGCCACTTCGGAACCGAGGATATTGTTCCCAGAATGTCCGGCGCTGTTGCCATCTGTGCTAGAACCTgcagaggtggaggaagagaagaaccaGAATGGTTATCTCTGTCCTGAGTGCTAAAAGGCCGCTTTCAGGGCCCTTCAAAATGTGAAAACTAAGCAGGGCCAAAGGTTTAACTGGCAGCTAGACTTTGACAAACCAATTACCTGGTTTAATAACTAAATGCAAATGGCAGAAGTCAGCGATCGACAGGAAAGGAGATGTGGCTAGGTCGAACTTTCACACTGCTCCCAAACCACATCGTTTCCCTTTCAGATATCATCATCCAGCAGCCGTGTGGATGGGCTGTGACAGCCAGCCCTTGATCTTGCCGCATGTCTGAACCCACGTCAGCCAGCCCCAGGCCACggcagggaggaaaaaggaagcagCCAGTTCTCTGGGTTGGCACTCACTGCCCAAGCTGTCCAGCTCCTCCACTTTCCTCTAGGTACGGCAGCTTCATGGGACTCCCAACAGCCTGCCTTCTAGAGACAGGCCCTGCCTACTGGCAGAATGGCAGAAGCCTGTGAGAGGAATGATGGGGCCTGGGAGAACGTTCCTCTTGTAACTCATTTGTATTATTTGATTTACACTTAGAATATATTTGGAAGGCAGCAGAATCTCTCACACTGAACAGACTGCCAACCCAAATGTTAAGCACTAAAAAATTGCCTGGCATCATTAtattatccatttatcagtttgTCACAAGAATTTGACACATCTTGTCATTGAAAGCTAGAAATAACAACCTCCCTCCTTGACGCTTGAAAAGAGATGGAATATTGCTACAGATGCTAAATTCACAGGACTACCAACCAGGCCTACGGGTCCCTGATACAAAACTGCTGATGTCTGCTCAAGCACTACATAAAAAATTCATTAGCATGGGAACAGATACACAGCTATTTGTTCAAAGAccgttaagaaaatgaaattaaatgacagaaaatttcaTCTGGTATTCTAAACTTTTGCCAAGGAGCTGCTTAGTATTTTATTTACACTGGAAAGGTGAAAAAAATTTTCGACATAACTACCTGAAAAAAATGGCATTATGCAACATTTTAAGATGTTACCATCTAAAATGTAGAAGAGGATCAATCAGGCTCTTTGTGGATTAGATATAATTAGATGACGGATTAGAACATTAATTATATATACAGTAACACTGGCTTTAAGCCAGTGTTGCAACCAGCATGATAAAGCGTCAGCCAAGGAAAACAACTTTGGTCTGGGAGAGTAGTGTTAATAATTGACACTTAAATCTGATGAATCCTACTCTTTTGGATGCAAGACTTTCATGGGAATGAATCATTTTGTTCTTATTGAGTAATTAATAACAACCAACTGTGAGCAAAGATGACTGACTTTGGTAACTACAAGTTAACCCTACTGGTGTCAAAGTACTTTGGTTCTGTTCCACCTCTTGAGAAAGGAAGTGTACGGTGCCCAGAGACCTACACACACAGGTCATGCTGCCATACCTGGGTTTGGTTTGACAAAGGGACTTGTTGTTGAACTTCTTCCGTTTGTACCAGCTTCTAGTTCTGGACGTCTTGTTGGATCATTATGCCTGGGTGACCCAGCAGAACTTGCATCTATATGAAAAACAAATGATTACTTACAGCGCAGACATCTGATAAGTTCTGGCTTTAGGAGCTGGATATATATCTCAAAAGGCATGAATAGCAATGAACATAAGATTCTTTATGCAAACTACTGTGAGATACAagaatataattttccttttaaaacaaaatggttACACTAGTTATTTCAGAGGTTTAGATTGTGAGGCCATCTGTGGAAACTATAGGGATCCTTGCATTTGGCAGGAAGAGCATTGCAGATGACATTTCAATTTAAGTGAGCGAGTTGATTGACTACTATACCAATTTCTAATTAGAAGAATAATTCTTTCTGCACAATAGGTTATCTATATGTGAAAAAGCTCAGTGAACAAAAATCTTCTGTAGTCAAGATGCAGAAATGGGCAAAACTGCAGAAACTTAGTTTTCATAgtggatattttaattatgaaCCAAAGAGGTGTTTcgcttttaagaagaaaaaatatatatacgtgtatatgGCAATAGACAGTCTACCCGGCTGACCTTAACTTTTAGAAGTATCTCTAATAAAAGAAGTTTGTTACATTGACTTGAGAAAATCTGTCAGTGGCTCAAGGTGCAGAGAAAGGTTTGCTTTCAAAACTACAGAGAAGAGTGAATGAAGGCGGTGTCAGCAACATTTGCGCCACACTAGCTGGGGGCTCAACCAGATTACAGTGGCTTCACGAAGCGGCAGATGGTCTTTACCTTGTCCAACTTTCATGAGGATCTTCATGGCTCTTGTCTGGCACACCCCTCCCTCCTGGTTATCCAGGCCCTCCAAAGACCCATTTGATGTagctgattaaaaataaaatggacaaaacaaaaaaataaagaaaaatcaggaaCTCAATAAGCCAAGTTTACATGAACATGAAATGTctgaaaacaatctgaaaaataagaattcaCTCTCAGTCACAAGTTCTCTGAACGTATGGGATgctgaaagccaaaaataaaaaaaaaagaaataaagaaaaatggatacTGTCAACACTGCTGCATGTATGTTATCTGGTTTCAAATTTACTTAAgcactttctccttcctttgtaATCAACTGATGCAGAATAAGTCTATAGATAAAAGGGATAGCATCTTCCAAAAAGCTTACTGACTATTTTGGGGTCAAACTCCTCAGAGCAAAATAGTTAATACAGTAATTTCAAAATGTGGTAATCATCACACAACACCTGCTTCCTCTACTACAGATTTCCTGCCTCGAGAACAATCAGCTTGATGCGCCCTGTTTGTCAAGCATCCAAGTTCTGTAAACACTAAGAGAGGAGACTCCCAcgccccttttcttcttttcccagccTTATTCAAGCTTAAGAAGCATATTAGAATGTAGGTCTTCCAATTCTGAAGTTTGTCTCCATCATTTTGTGAACCAGAAAGAACGAGTGAGTTATTATTACCACGATCGAGCTCAAACTCTTCAACCAAGCTACCTCTCGCAGGACAACTCTGATGGACAGAAGAGAACCACACACACCTGTCAGGTCCGGTGGCAACTCGGCACATAAGGTGAGGATTCCCGCAGCCACCTGCCGCACATTCACCAGCTCCATTCCCTTTCCACTtcaagagggagagacagaaggaggacAGAATACTCGAccattttcaggattttttttacaTATCCTATGCTCTACTCTGTTTAAACAGGTTACTGTTCTGTCTCTTTAGGATGGTGAGTTCTCTGAATAGCGTGG
Proteins encoded:
- the EFNB2 gene encoding ephrin-B2 — encoded protein: MAARRDSLWKYCWGVLMVLCRTAISRSIVLEPIYWNSSNSKFLPGQGLVLYPQIGDKLDIICPKVDSKTVGQYEYYKVYMVDKDQADRCTIKKENTPLLNCARPDQDVKFTIKFQEFSPNLWGLEFQKNRDYYIISTSNGSLEGLDNQEGGVCQTRAMKILMKVGQDASSAGSPRHNDPTRRPELEAGTNGRSSTTSPFVKPNPGSSTDGNSAGHSGNNILGSEVALFAGIASGCIIFIVIIITLVVLLLKYRRRHRKHSPQHTATLSLSTLATPKRSGNNNGSEPSDIIIPLRTADSVFCPHYEKVSGDYGHPVYIVQEMPPQSPANIYYKV